Proteins encoded by one window of Blautia argi:
- a CDS encoding ABC transporter ATP-binding protein, translating to MSNARRGHMGGHGGGMSGEKAKDFKTAMKRLLSYMKRYRPQMACMFVFAIGSTVFSIIGPKILGKATTELYTGLVSKINGGSGIDFGKIAAILLWVLGLYMVSALFSFIQGLIMTGISNNVTYNLRKDISAKINRIPMKYFESRTHGEILSRITNDVDTLQASINQSFTQLITSVTMLVGVFIMMLSINVYMTLAAVLILPVSMLIIGKVMKHSQKYFQAQQRYLGEVNGQVEEIYSGHNVVKAFNKEEEVIRTFEETNEKLYTSGWRSQFFSGMMMPIMQFVGNLGYVMVALLGGFMVIKGKVMVGDIQAFFQYIRNFTQPIQQIAQVTNMLQSSAAAAERVFEFLDEEEEDQIVENPVDISHIEGNVEAKHVAFGYNPDHLIIHDFNGVVKAGQKVAIVGPTGAGKTTMIKLLMRFYDVNSGEILIDGHNLKDFNRPQLRELFGMVLQETWLFHGTIMENIRYGRLDATDEEVIAAAKAAHAHHFIMSQPGGYQMELNEETSNISQGQKQLLTIARAILADNKILILDEATSSVDTRTEERIQAAMDNLMKGRTSFVIAHRLSTIRDADLILVMKDGDIIEQGTHESLLAAQGFYANLYNSQFEKAEAV from the coding sequence ATGAGTAATGCAAGAAGAGGCCATATGGGAGGACATGGCGGCGGTATGTCCGGAGAAAAGGCAAAAGATTTTAAAACAGCCATGAAAAGACTGCTTTCCTATATGAAACGCTATCGCCCGCAAATGGCATGTATGTTTGTTTTTGCTATTGGCAGCACAGTATTCAGTATCATCGGGCCAAAGATTTTGGGAAAGGCAACCACAGAGCTGTATACAGGTCTGGTGTCTAAAATCAATGGCGGCAGCGGTATTGATTTTGGGAAGATTGCAGCCATTCTTTTGTGGGTATTGGGGCTGTATATGGTCAGCGCCCTGTTCTCCTTTATCCAGGGATTGATTATGACTGGAATTTCCAACAATGTAACCTACAACCTGAGAAAAGATATTTCGGCAAAAATCAACCGGATTCCCATGAAATATTTTGAGAGCAGAACCCACGGGGAAATCCTTTCCAGAATCACTAATGATGTGGATACTTTGCAGGCAAGCATTAACCAGAGTTTTACCCAGCTCATTACTTCAGTAACCATGCTGGTAGGGGTGTTTATTATGATGCTTTCCATTAATGTGTATATGACTCTGGCAGCAGTTCTGATTTTGCCGGTGTCCATGCTGATTATCGGGAAGGTGATGAAGCACTCCCAGAAATACTTCCAGGCGCAGCAGAGATACCTGGGGGAAGTAAACGGACAGGTGGAGGAAATTTACAGTGGTCACAATGTGGTAAAGGCATTTAACAAAGAGGAGGAGGTTATCCGTACTTTCGAGGAAACCAATGAAAAGCTGTACACCTCTGGCTGGCGTTCCCAGTTTTTCTCAGGTATGATGATGCCTATTATGCAGTTTGTGGGAAATCTGGGTTATGTTATGGTTGCCCTTTTAGGCGGCTTTATGGTAATTAAAGGAAAAGTCATGGTGGGAGATATCCAGGCATTTTTTCAGTATATCCGAAACTTTACACAGCCTATTCAGCAAATTGCCCAGGTGACAAATATGTTGCAGTCCTCTGCGGCAGCAGCAGAGCGTGTCTTTGAATTTCTGGACGAGGAAGAGGAAGACCAGATAGTAGAAAATCCTGTGGATATCAGTCATATTGAGGGAAATGTAGAAGCAAAGCATGTGGCATTTGGCTATAACCCGGATCACCTGATTATTCATGATTTCAACGGCGTAGTAAAAGCCGGACAGAAGGTTGCCATTGTAGGTCCTACGGGAGCTGGAAAGACTACCATGATTAAACTTTTGATGCGCTTTTATGATGTAAACTCCGGGGAGATTCTCATTGACGGGCATAACCTGAAAGATTTCAATCGTCCTCAGCTTCGAGAACTTTTCGGTATGGTGCTTCAGGAAACCTGGCTGTTCCATGGCACCATCATGGAAAATATCCGGTACGGCAGACTGGACGCTACAGATGAGGAAGTAATTGCAGCAGCAAAAGCAGCCCATGCCCATCACTTTATTATGTCACAGCCCGGCGGATACCAGATGGAATTAAATGAGGAAACCAGCAATATTTCTCAGGGACAGAAGCAGCTTCTTACCATTGCAAGGGCAATACTGGCAGATAATAAGATTTTGATTCTGGACGAGGCCACATCTTCTGTAGATACCCGAACAGAGGAACGGATTCAGGCGGCAATGGATAATTTGATGAAAGGCAGAACCAGCTTTGTTATTGCACACAGACTGTCCACAATCCGGGACGCTGACCTGATTCTGGTTATGAAGGATGGGGATATTATTGAACAGGGAACCCATGAAAGTCTGCTGGCTGCACAGGGCTTTTATGCAAACCTGTATAACAGCCAGTTTGAAAAGGCAGAGGCAGTCTGA
- a CDS encoding MBL fold metallo-hydrolase: MIGKEKAMLIDTCSCEGNVREVVEEITEKEIMVVNTHGHFDHTGGNACWPEAWMTKEASVHAKEPFAGIYKEWFAQKLYPDYKIHFLSGGEEIDLGERKVEVIPIPAHSEGSIALLDRKTRSLFGGDEIEAGQVILFVRNEAISLQELAKRHRENMYKLKAKRKDYDWIWPAHNGLPLYPDDYLNDYIALDEEIINGTAKVLANTAGFGFPPDNQAVPNPFLNYGKLYRVEKGVASFVFSEEESVYHND; the protein is encoded by the coding sequence TTGATCGGAAAAGAAAAGGCAATGCTGATTGATACCTGTAGCTGTGAAGGCAATGTGCGTGAAGTGGTTGAAGAAATAACAGAGAAGGAAATTATGGTGGTGAACACGCATGGACATTTTGACCACACCGGTGGAAATGCTTGTTGGCCTGAGGCTTGGATGACAAAGGAGGCATCAGTCCATGCGAAGGAACCATTTGCGGGAATCTATAAAGAATGGTTTGCACAAAAACTTTATCCGGATTATAAGATTCATTTTCTTTCAGGAGGAGAAGAAATTGATCTGGGAGAACGGAAAGTAGAAGTGATTCCGATTCCTGCTCATAGCGAAGGCAGTATTGCATTGCTGGATAGAAAAACCAGAAGTTTATTTGGAGGAGATGAAATTGAGGCTGGGCAGGTAATTTTATTTGTCCGTAACGAAGCGATTAGTTTGCAAGAACTTGCAAAAAGACATAGAGAAAATATGTATAAACTGAAAGCAAAAAGAAAAGATTACGATTGGATCTGGCCGGCACATAATGGATTGCCACTGTATCCCGATGATTATCTGAATGATTACATCGCACTGGATGAAGAAATTATCAATGGAACAGCAAAGGTACTTGCGAATACCGCTGGATTTGGTTTTCCGCCAGACAATCAGGCAGTTCCAAATCCATTTCTGAACTATGGAAAATTATACAGAGTAGAGAAAGGAGTCGCTTCTTTTGTATTTTCAGAAGAAGAAAGTGTGTACCATAATGATTGA
- a CDS encoding MBL fold metallo-hydrolase, with product MEIFSSEKISPHVTRITECTGTHMYLAEGDDKALLIDTGCGVGNLKEYVEQLTKKPLTVVCTHGHMDHAGGADQFHEVYLNSSDWELSLTHCSLENRKAYTQITVGMLHPEIDEKEICSLEFQRTRGGSYKELQSGMKFNLGGITVQALSMKGHTPGSMCMLFCEERSILFGDACNPSVFLFDTEAESVETYRNVLIEFQKNEELYDSIWLSHGPGQDIPKEILEQMIEVCNEVINGMDDKEDFHFFMGGDYKVAHKMLENQMREDGGIANIIYNPQKIVNA from the coding sequence ATGGAAATTTTTAGTTCGGAAAAGATTTCACCACATGTTACAAGAATAACAGAATGTACAGGAACACATATGTATCTGGCCGAGGGGGATGATAAGGCACTTCTGATTGATACCGGGTGTGGGGTTGGAAATCTGAAGGAGTATGTAGAACAACTTACAAAAAAACCATTGACTGTCGTGTGCACACACGGGCATATGGATCATGCCGGAGGGGCAGATCAGTTTCACGAAGTGTATTTGAACAGCTCAGATTGGGAACTGTCATTGACACATTGCAGTTTAGAAAATAGAAAAGCATATACGCAGATTACCGTAGGAATGCTGCATCCTGAAATTGATGAGAAGGAGATTTGTTCGCTTGAGTTTCAAAGAACAAGAGGGGGTTCTTATAAAGAACTACAGTCAGGGATGAAATTTAATCTGGGAGGAATAACCGTACAGGCATTATCAATGAAAGGTCATACTCCAGGGAGTATGTGCATGCTATTTTGTGAAGAAAGAAGCATATTATTTGGTGATGCATGCAATCCAAGCGTCTTTTTATTTGATACAGAGGCGGAATCTGTGGAAACTTACAGGAACGTGCTGATAGAATTTCAAAAAAATGAAGAATTGTATGATAGCATTTGGCTTTCGCACGGACCGGGACAAGATATTCCAAAAGAAATATTGGAACAGATGATAGAAGTTTGTAATGAGGTTATAAATGGAATGGATGATAAAGAAGATTTTCATTTTTTTATGGGAGGTGATTATAAAGTAGCTCACAAAATGCTGGAAAATCAAATGAGGGAAGATGGCGGGATAGCCAATATCATTTATAATCCACAAAAAATAGTTAATGCATAA